Proteins found in one Deltaproteobacteria bacterium genomic segment:
- a CDS encoding response regulator, with the protein MLLVEDSPELRQLTRAHLLRLGLDVTEAGDGRHALGALATRSFDLVCLDLMLPEVSGYEICERIRANDANRNVPILVISARSSATDRAHALEAGADAVLVKPFRANELRSRVAELLTGAQKGAP; encoded by the coding sequence GTGCTGCTCGTGGAGGACAGCCCGGAGCTCCGGCAGCTCACCCGCGCGCACCTGCTGCGCCTCGGGCTCGACGTGACCGAGGCCGGTGACGGCCGCCACGCGCTCGGCGCGCTCGCCACCCGCAGCTTCGACCTGGTGTGCCTGGACCTGATGCTGCCCGAGGTCAGCGGCTACGAGATCTGCGAGCGCATCCGCGCGAACGACGCGAACCGCAACGTGCCCATCCTGGTCATCAGCGCGCGAAGCTCGGCCACGGATCGCGCGCACGCGCTCGAGGCCGGCGCCGACGCCGTGCTGGTGAAGCCCTTCCGCGCCAACGAGCTGCGCTCGCGCGTCGCCGAGCTGCTCACCGGCGCCCAGAAAGGCGCGCCATGA
- a CDS encoding polysaccharide biosynthesis/export family protein encodes MRVVAPILLAAVGLGCATSKPTFVWADEYSDPITADGRHYVIEPGDTIWVRVFNQENMSTKGRVRSDGMVAVPFLNDVQASGYTPDALAAQLQSRLKDYINAPQVTVSVEELHSITVAVLGEVAHPGQVTTASGAGVLQVLAASGGLTEFGHHNRIYVLRLAPERTTRIRFDLDELYRGEGKASSFRMRPGDVLVVE; translated from the coding sequence ATGCGCGTCGTTGCGCCGATTCTTCTGGCCGCCGTCGGGCTCGGCTGCGCCACCAGCAAGCCGACGTTCGTCTGGGCCGATGAGTACAGCGACCCCATCACCGCCGACGGCAGGCACTACGTGATCGAGCCGGGCGACACCATCTGGGTGCGCGTCTTCAATCAAGAGAACATGTCGACGAAGGGACGCGTGCGCAGCGACGGCATGGTGGCCGTGCCCTTCCTCAACGACGTACAGGCCTCGGGCTACACACCCGACGCGCTCGCTGCGCAGCTCCAAAGCCGCCTCAAGGACTACATCAATGCGCCGCAGGTGACGGTGAGCGTGGAGGAGCTGCACTCCATCACGGTGGCCGTGCTCGGCGAGGTGGCGCACCCGGGCCAGGTGACGACGGCGTCAGGCGCGGGCGTCCTCCAGGTTCTCGCGGCGAGCGGCGGGCTCACCGAGTTCGGCCACCACAACCGCATCTACGTCTTGCGGCTCGCGCCCGAGCGCACCACACGCATCCGCTTCGATCTCGACGAGCTGTATCGCGGTGAGGGCAAGGCGTCGTCGTTCCGCATGCGTCCGGGCGACGTTCTGGTGGTCGAGTAG
- a CDS encoding glycosyltransferase family 2 protein yields the protein MSGVQIICTMAAAPALFAGVYLLLLTLASRRTSAPPLLDLPLRFTIVVPAHNEARGIAETVKNLRALAWPPERFRVLVLADNCSDDTANRARAAGAQVIERIDRANRGKGYALQLAFDHLLGQGWADAMVVVDADTLVSPNLLRAFAAQIGAGAQAVQADYRVRNVDDAWRTRLMAIAFGAFHTERSLARERLGLSCGLRGNGMCFTAGTLRAVPHLAFSLVEDLEYGLRLGEAGVRVHHAVDAQVFGEMVAGERASRSQRLRWERGRRALARTRGPTLLARALVKRSALLLDLAIDLLLPPLASLALYSALGLIAALMFGGGALAIDAFSFTLFAIALHVVRGWQLSGTGARGLADLLRAPVYLLWKLGLALRRPTQRPTSWVRTARGGESP from the coding sequence ATGAGCGGCGTCCAGATCATCTGTACGATGGCCGCGGCGCCCGCGCTTTTCGCCGGCGTGTACCTCTTGTTGCTCACGCTCGCCTCGCGTCGCACCTCTGCGCCGCCATTGCTCGACCTGCCGCTCCGCTTCACGATCGTGGTGCCCGCGCACAACGAAGCGCGCGGCATCGCCGAGACGGTGAAGAACCTCCGCGCGCTGGCCTGGCCTCCCGAGCGGTTTCGCGTGCTGGTGCTGGCCGACAACTGCAGCGACGACACCGCGAACCGCGCGCGCGCAGCCGGCGCTCAGGTCATCGAGCGCATCGATCGCGCGAACCGGGGAAAGGGCTACGCGCTGCAGCTCGCGTTCGATCACCTGCTCGGCCAGGGCTGGGCCGACGCGATGGTGGTCGTCGACGCGGACACGTTGGTCTCGCCGAACCTGCTTCGCGCGTTCGCCGCGCAGATCGGCGCGGGCGCGCAGGCCGTCCAGGCGGACTACCGCGTTCGGAACGTCGACGACGCGTGGCGCACGCGGCTCATGGCCATCGCGTTCGGCGCGTTTCACACCGAGCGCTCCCTCGCGCGCGAGCGGCTGGGCCTCTCGTGCGGCCTGCGCGGCAACGGCATGTGCTTCACGGCGGGCACGCTCCGCGCCGTGCCGCACCTCGCGTTCTCGCTCGTGGAGGACCTCGAGTACGGGCTTCGGCTCGGCGAAGCCGGCGTTCGCGTGCACCACGCCGTCGACGCGCAGGTGTTTGGGGAGATGGTGGCGGGTGAGCGCGCGTCGCGGTCGCAGCGTTTGCGATGGGAGCGTGGTCGACGCGCCCTCGCGCGCACGCGCGGTCCAACATTGCTTGCACGTGCACTCGTGAAGCGGAGCGCGCTCTTGCTCGACCTCGCGATCGATCTGCTCCTGCCACCGCTCGCGAGCCTCGCGCTCTACAGCGCGCTCGGGCTGATCGCCGCGCTGATGTTCGGGGGCGGCGCGCTCGCGATCGACGCGTTCTCCTTCACGCTCTTTGCCATCGCGCTCCACGTCGTGCGCGGCTGGCAGCTCTCGGGAACAGGCGCGCGTGGCCTGGCCGACCTCCTGCGCGCCCCGGTTTACCTGCTCTGGAAGCTGGGGCTCGCACTTCGCCGGCCCACGCAGCGCCCGACGAGTTGGGTGCGCACCGCACGCGGAGGCGAGAGCCCATGA
- a CDS encoding AMP-binding protein → MSTQELVSDFDPFAGPAILDVAPTTEPQRELWTATRLGSEASLAFNESITLTLRGDVDVLALGSALEDLVARHAALRSTFSADGTSLLVGPPLFVAPKLNDLSARADRDAVFTALLESEVQTPFDLEHGPVCRAHLVRMSPQEVRAIFTAHHLVCDGWSTAVIVREWAALYSARKPGHPVALEPAESIAAYAREQARTGAASKPADEAYWLSRFSGELPVLELPTDRVRPAQKTYASRRMDRLLPEELVSRVRRAAARERGSLFNALLAGFGVLMGRLTGQEDVVIGIPSAGQGVGDHETLVGHCVNTLPIRLAPARDKSFLALLAETRRATLDASEHQAFTYGRLLRSLPLARDPSRLPLASVCFNLDRGLSEREMPFAGLEVQLQTNPRRFETFDLFVNAVEQRGEVTLEVQFNSDLFEARTVERWMEAYAQLLDAASLELATPIANLPMLTPREQGQLDAWNATERSVPGPQLIHRRFEEQVAENPERIAVQTGNRVVTFGSLNARANQLARRLRELGVGRGTHVGVCVERSERMLVGLLGALKAGAAYVPLDPGFPKERLAFMAEDAAIAALVTEQSLSERLELKAKQVVTLDADDSLAPLDSSDLEAGPNSARSDDAAYVIYTSGSTGKPKGVAVPHRAVANFLSSMVDGPGMTASDTVLAVTTLSFDIAVLELLLPLTVGAKIVLASRETTSEGAALAELLGSSGA, encoded by the coding sequence ATGTCCACCCAGGAGCTGGTAAGCGACTTCGATCCTTTTGCTGGGCCCGCAATCCTCGACGTGGCGCCCACCACCGAACCTCAACGCGAGCTCTGGACCGCGACACGCCTCGGCTCTGAGGCGTCGCTCGCCTTCAACGAGTCGATCACGCTCACCCTTCGCGGCGACGTGGACGTGCTGGCGCTGGGGAGCGCGCTCGAAGATCTCGTGGCGAGGCACGCGGCGCTGCGCTCCACCTTCAGCGCGGATGGCACGTCGCTGCTCGTTGGGCCGCCGCTCTTCGTCGCGCCGAAGCTGAACGATCTGTCCGCGCGCGCCGACCGCGATGCGGTGTTCACTGCGCTGCTCGAGAGTGAAGTGCAGACGCCCTTTGACCTCGAGCACGGTCCGGTGTGCCGCGCGCACCTGGTGCGCATGTCGCCGCAAGAAGTTCGCGCCATCTTCACCGCGCACCACCTCGTTTGCGATGGCTGGTCGACTGCGGTGATCGTTCGCGAATGGGCGGCGCTGTACAGCGCGCGCAAGCCCGGACATCCGGTTGCGCTCGAGCCGGCAGAATCCATCGCCGCGTACGCGCGCGAGCAGGCGCGAACAGGTGCCGCATCGAAGCCCGCGGACGAGGCGTACTGGCTCTCGCGGTTCTCGGGTGAGCTGCCGGTGCTCGAGCTGCCGACGGATCGCGTCCGTCCAGCGCAGAAGACGTACGCCTCCCGTCGAATGGATCGGCTGCTGCCGGAGGAGCTGGTGTCGCGCGTGCGGCGCGCGGCGGCGCGCGAGCGCGGGAGCTTGTTCAACGCGCTGCTCGCCGGCTTCGGCGTGCTGATGGGACGGCTCACCGGGCAGGAGGACGTGGTCATTGGCATTCCGTCGGCGGGCCAGGGCGTGGGCGATCACGAAACGCTCGTGGGCCACTGCGTGAACACGCTCCCCATTCGGCTCGCGCCCGCGCGGGACAAGTCGTTCCTCGCGCTGCTCGCGGAGACGAGAAGGGCCACGCTCGATGCCTCCGAGCACCAGGCCTTCACCTATGGCCGGCTCCTGCGTTCGCTGCCGCTCGCGCGCGATCCGAGCCGGCTTCCCCTGGCGTCGGTGTGCTTCAACCTCGACCGCGGGCTGAGCGAGCGCGAGATGCCGTTCGCCGGGCTCGAGGTGCAGCTGCAGACGAATCCGCGCCGCTTCGAGACGTTCGATCTCTTCGTCAACGCCGTGGAGCAGCGCGGCGAGGTGACGCTCGAGGTGCAGTTCAACAGCGATCTCTTCGAGGCCCGGACGGTCGAGCGGTGGATGGAGGCGTATGCCCAGCTCCTCGACGCCGCGTCGCTGGAGCTGGCAACGCCCATCGCCAACCTGCCGATGTTGACGCCGCGGGAGCAAGGGCAGCTCGACGCCTGGAACGCGACCGAAAGGAGCGTGCCTGGGCCGCAGCTCATTCATCGGCGGTTCGAAGAACAGGTCGCGGAGAACCCCGAGCGCATCGCCGTCCAGACCGGTAACCGGGTGGTCACGTTTGGCTCGCTCAACGCGCGGGCCAATCAGCTCGCACGCAGGCTCCGCGAGCTCGGTGTCGGGCGGGGTACGCACGTGGGCGTGTGCGTGGAGCGTTCGGAGCGGATGCTCGTTGGCCTACTTGGCGCGCTCAAGGCCGGCGCCGCGTATGTGCCGCTCGATCCCGGGTTTCCCAAAGAACGGCTCGCGTTCATGGCAGAGGATGCGGCAATCGCGGCGCTGGTGACCGAGCAATCGCTCAGTGAGCGTCTGGAGCTCAAGGCGAAGCAGGTCGTCACGCTCGACGCGGACGACTCGCTCGCACCGCTCGACTCCAGCGACCTGGAGGCAGGTCCAAACAGCGCCCGGTCCGACGATGCGGCGTATGTGATCTACACGTCGGGCTCGACGGGGAAGCCGAAGGGCGTGGCAGTGCCGCATCGGGCGGTAGCGAACTTCCTGTCGAGCATGGTCGACGGTCCGGGAATGACGGCGAGCGACACGGTGCTCGCGGTGACCACGCTTTCGTTCGACATCGCTGTGCTCGAGCTGCTGCTGCCACTGACGGTGGGGGCGAAGATCGTGCTCGCGTCTCGCGAGACGACGAGCGAAGGCGCGGCGCTGGCGGAGCTGTTGGGCTCGAGCGGCGCGA
- a CDS encoding glycosyltransferase: MSSPRVSVVVATYNRKALLLRLLRQLAAQRVAPDELELIVVDDGSAEPVAADVEALQLPCRVEVITQANAGAAAARHAGVACARGDVIVLVDDDMQVAPDFLAEHLAVHDVHPHAVVLGRIAADPALREMPLFERYNAWRLERWERAQRAGAFALHGNNLCTGNVSFRREDYEAVGGFDLSLRRSEDAELGLRLEAHGVFFTFRESAVVQHGSDHTSWENWLQSARRYGAFDLRIARKHAHMPHADPWRYLFALRAPVRPFLAFAAAAPHLAEALSRGTVRAAEALDRRGLESLAIPLTGIAYGVEYFRGIRGEAGSLSEALESAIEFLTKIGDAPECDVRAPRFAAAAVSAARDFAADRAARHRCESRYGYAGTRGQPLGAELATKIGLQLAAGYRLMRLWRAAGVSVGAKITSRFIRHLYGSDIHWDAELAPGTTFVHGFGLAISHAARVGPDCVISQNVTLGMGIDPVTRETGGPTLGAGVHVGAGAVLIGPITVGAGSKVMPNVVLTTSVPPGSLVEAPVPHVRPRLKPQNEPLAARARSASGERS; encoded by the coding sequence ATGAGCTCGCCACGCGTCAGCGTCGTCGTCGCCACGTACAACCGGAAGGCGTTGCTGCTGCGCCTCCTGCGCCAGCTCGCTGCGCAACGGGTCGCGCCTGATGAGCTGGAGCTCATCGTCGTCGACGACGGCTCTGCGGAGCCCGTGGCAGCCGATGTCGAGGCGCTGCAGCTGCCCTGTCGTGTGGAGGTGATCACCCAGGCGAACGCGGGCGCCGCTGCGGCACGCCACGCGGGCGTCGCGTGCGCGCGCGGCGACGTCATCGTGCTCGTGGACGACGACATGCAGGTCGCCCCGGACTTCCTCGCCGAGCACCTGGCCGTGCACGACGTGCATCCGCACGCGGTGGTGCTCGGTCGAATCGCCGCCGATCCTGCGCTGCGCGAGATGCCGCTCTTCGAGCGCTACAACGCGTGGCGACTCGAGCGCTGGGAGCGGGCGCAGCGCGCCGGCGCATTCGCCCTGCACGGCAACAACCTCTGCACCGGGAACGTGTCGTTCCGTCGCGAGGACTACGAGGCCGTGGGCGGCTTCGACCTCTCGCTCCGCCGCAGCGAGGACGCGGAGCTCGGACTTCGCCTCGAGGCACACGGCGTGTTCTTCACCTTCCGTGAGAGCGCCGTCGTGCAGCACGGCAGCGACCACACCAGCTGGGAGAACTGGCTCCAGAGCGCGCGGCGTTACGGCGCGTTCGATCTCCGCATCGCGCGCAAGCACGCGCACATGCCGCACGCGGATCCCTGGCGCTACCTCTTCGCGCTTCGCGCTCCCGTGCGGCCCTTCCTCGCGTTCGCAGCGGCCGCTCCTCACCTCGCAGAAGCGCTGTCCCGCGGGACCGTGCGCGCGGCTGAAGCGCTCGATCGCCGGGGCCTGGAGTCACTCGCCATTCCGCTCACGGGCATCGCGTACGGCGTGGAGTACTTCCGCGGCATCCGCGGCGAGGCCGGCTCACTCAGCGAGGCGCTCGAGAGCGCGATCGAATTTCTCACCAAGATTGGCGATGCACCGGAATGCGATGTCCGTGCGCCACGCTTCGCGGCGGCCGCGGTCAGCGCTGCCCGCGACTTCGCCGCCGATCGCGCCGCGCGCCACCGCTGCGAGTCGCGCTATGGCTACGCGGGCACGCGCGGACAACCGCTCGGCGCCGAGCTCGCGACGAAGATCGGCCTGCAGCTCGCCGCAGGCTACCGCCTGATGCGCCTGTGGCGCGCCGCGGGAGTTTCAGTCGGCGCGAAGATCACCTCGCGGTTCATCCGCCACCTCTACGGCTCCGACATCCACTGGGACGCCGAGCTCGCGCCGGGCACCACCTTCGTGCACGGCTTCGGGCTCGCCATCAGCCACGCCGCGCGCGTCGGGCCGGACTGCGTGATCTCGCAGAACGTCACGCTCGGCATGGGCATCGATCCCGTCACGCGCGAGACCGGCGGACCGACGCTCGGCGCCGGCGTGCACGTGGGCGCGGGGGCCGTGCTCATTGGTCCGATCACCGTCGGCGCGGGCTCGAAGGTCATGCCCAACGTGGTGCTCACCACCTCGGTGCCGCCGGGCTCGCTCGTCGAGGCGCCCGTGCCCCACGTGCGCCCGCGCCTGAAGCCACAGAACGAGCCGCTCGCAGCGCGGGCTCGCAGTGCCTCTGGAGAACGGAGCTGA
- a CDS encoding sugar transferase: protein MSGFLGALSPGRMAKLNLLGDLAVLVLAVAFASRGHGLFWSMLLAPVWILTAAALRHYDPWASDRSALDDLALVSVLVAAVTTVQAMLNALFGSWLPTPNVGHYALASFPLHAALRALIRGLRRLDKPLDEVLVVGTGPLGRLTREDVAHSRRRRVLGYLRFPDEPEPERSNAYLGVSDELESILRDVPVAEVYVAGNAIKQGPAMQRVVHTCERFGVPFALPAQPFRLDRAQAMGAGFSGDGYQHLLCCSYKPAQMAVKRLFDIVASAFALWVLLPFFAVVIAAIKLTSKGPIFFKQQRVGLNGKPFHMLKFRSMVVNAEALLAGLQAQNEQTGPVFKMRRDPRITRVGRFIRKYSIDELPQLINVLRGDMSIVGPRPPVPSEVARYEPWQRRRLSVRPGLTCIWQVSGRNQISFEEWMYLDMRYIDHWSLTQDLELIVRTVPVVLTGRGAS, encoded by the coding sequence ATGAGCGGGTTTCTGGGGGCCCTCAGTCCGGGGCGGATGGCGAAGCTCAACCTGTTGGGTGATTTGGCGGTGCTGGTCCTCGCCGTCGCGTTCGCGTCGAGGGGCCACGGGCTCTTCTGGAGCATGCTGCTGGCGCCCGTGTGGATCCTCACGGCGGCCGCGCTGCGGCACTACGACCCCTGGGCGAGCGATCGCAGCGCGCTCGACGATCTCGCGCTCGTGTCGGTGCTCGTGGCCGCCGTCACCACCGTGCAGGCCATGCTCAACGCGCTCTTCGGGAGCTGGCTCCCCACGCCCAACGTGGGCCACTACGCGCTGGCGAGCTTTCCGCTCCACGCTGCGCTTCGCGCGCTGATCCGCGGGCTGCGCCGCCTCGACAAGCCGCTCGACGAAGTGCTCGTGGTGGGCACCGGTCCGCTCGGCCGTCTCACCCGCGAGGACGTCGCGCACAGTCGACGCCGTCGCGTGCTGGGCTACCTGCGCTTCCCCGACGAGCCCGAGCCCGAGCGCAGCAACGCGTACCTCGGCGTGAGCGACGAGCTCGAGTCCATCCTCCGCGACGTGCCGGTGGCCGAGGTCTACGTCGCCGGAAACGCCATCAAGCAGGGGCCGGCCATGCAGCGCGTGGTGCACACCTGCGAGCGCTTCGGCGTTCCGTTCGCGTTGCCCGCGCAGCCCTTCCGACTCGACCGCGCGCAGGCCATGGGCGCGGGCTTCAGCGGCGACGGCTACCAGCACCTGCTCTGCTGCTCCTACAAGCCCGCGCAGATGGCGGTGAAGCGCCTCTTCGACATCGTCGCGTCGGCGTTCGCGCTCTGGGTCCTGCTGCCGTTCTTCGCGGTGGTGATCGCGGCGATCAAGCTGACCAGCAAGGGCCCCATCTTCTTCAAGCAGCAGCGCGTGGGACTGAACGGCAAGCCGTTCCACATGCTCAAGTTCCGCTCGATGGTGGTGAATGCCGAGGCGTTGCTCGCCGGCCTCCAGGCGCAGAACGAGCAGACCGGCCCGGTGTTCAAGATGCGCCGCGATCCGCGCATCACGCGCGTCGGCCGCTTCATCCGCAAGTACTCGATCGACGAGCTGCCGCAGCTCATCAACGTGCTCCGCGGCGACATGAGCATCGTGGGGCCGCGGCCGCCGGTGCCGAGCGAGGTCGCGCGCTATGAGCCGTGGCAGCGGCGGCGGCTCTCGGTGCGGCCGGGCCTGACGTGCATCTGGCAGGTGAGCGGCCGCAACCAGATCTCGTTCGAGGAGTGGATGTACCTCGACATGCGCTACATCGATCACTGGAGCCTGACGCAGGATCTGGAGCTCATCGTTCGCACGGTGCCCGTGGTGCTCACCGGGCGCGGCGCGAGCTGA